The following is a genomic window from Candidatus Atribacteria bacterium ADurb.Bin276.
CACCTATTTCATTATTTGAATCATTTCGAGATTGCAAACCAGTAATTCTATTGGAAAGTGCAGAAAGAGGAGAGGTATGGGGAAGGTTCTCTTTTCTCATCATCGATCCTGAAGAGGAAATTCGAATAAGCTTTAAAGATAATTTAATAGGCTCTTTGGAAGAGAAATATCCGCAACAATGTATTTATCCTCAACCAGAGATTCCCTTCCTTGGTGGGGCGGTTGGTTTTTTAAGTTACGATGCGGTTAAAACTTGGGAAAAGACCGTTCCACAGAAACCTCTTGATTATCCCTATGCCTATTTTCTTACAGTCCATCGCTTCCTGTATATCGATCATCTTCGCCATACTGTAGGAGCAGTTCAGGTGGTTCCTGCTGGGAAGAGAGAGTTATATCTTCAAGCCAAAACCTGGATGGATGATATATTTAATTCATTAGAGAAAAAGGGAGACAATGTAAATACCTCTTTCCAACTCAAAGGTGTAATCCAATCGAATTTTTCTCAGAATGGTTTTCTTGGAGCCGTTGAACAGGTCAAAAAATTGATTGAGGATGGGCATGTTTCACAAACAGTAGTTTCACAAAAATTCTCTGCCCCTTTTAAAGGTGACCCCTTTTTGGCTTATCGTTGTCTTAGATCGTTAAATCCTTCACCTTATATGTTTTATCTTGATGCTGGTGATTTTCAAATTGCTGGATCATCTCCCGAGATGTTAGTCAAGCTTGATAAGGGAAAATTAACCACCAAACCGATTGCCGGAACCAGAAAACGTTCACAATTGCGGCCCGAAGCAGAAATTGTTCAAGAACTTCTC
Proteins encoded in this region:
- the trpE gene encoding Anthranilate synthase component 1 — its product is MESAERGEVWGRFSFLIIDPEEEIRISFKDNLIGSLEEKYPQQCIYPQPEIPFLGGAVGFLSYDAVKTWEKTVPQKPLDYPYAYFLTVHRFLYIDHLRHTVGAVQVVPAGKRELYLQAKTWMDDIFNSLEKKGDNVNTSFQLKGVIQSNFSQNGFLGAVEQVKKLIEDGHVSQTVVSQKFSAPFKGDPFLAYRCLRSLNPSPYMFYLDAGDFQIAGSSPEMLVKLDKGKLTTKPIAGTRKRSQLRPEAEIVQELLNDEKENAEHIMLLDLGRNDIGKICCPGTVQVEEFMNVERYSHVYHIVSQVSGRMKENCSPWKALQACFPAGTVSGAPKVRAMQIIESLEPCARGPYAGALGYVGDNGNMDTCIIIRSLFFKEGVASVQAGAGIVYDSNPISEYEETRNKAEAMIRALKMAEGRD